A stretch of Brassica rapa cultivar Chiifu-401-42 chromosome A08, CAAS_Brap_v3.01, whole genome shotgun sequence DNA encodes these proteins:
- the LOC103835914 gene encoding uncharacterized protein LOC103835914, with the protein MGNTSSCSPSNSSSGVVKILAPFTGTLEVFSKPIKTSQIVSQNSGLFITDSTLLQIGHRVTAVSPDEFLRPRRHLYLLLPTDMLYSVLTHEELALISEKAAETLNENRHNHLKKIFRRRNSSLVKDDNHHHDHGGVEIRETLEEKVLYESKYGSWRPGLETIVES; encoded by the coding sequence ATGGGAAACACATCTTCATGCTCACCATCAAACTCATCATCAGGAGTAGTCAAAATCTTAGCTCCTTTCACCGGAACGCTCGAAGTCTTCTCAAAACCCATAAAGACTTCCCAAATCGTCTCTCAAAACTCAGGTCTATTTATCACCGACTCAACTCTGCTCCAAATAGGCCACCGAGTCACCGCCGTATCTCCCGACGAGTTCTTGCGGCCGAGACGACATCTATACCTCCTCCTTCCCACAGACATGTTATACTCTGTCTTAACACACGAAGAGCTAGCTCTCATCTCCGAGAAAGCAGCAGAGACACTCAATGAAAACCGGCATAACCATTTGAAGAAAATATTCCGAAGAAGAAACTCATCGTTGGTTAAGGATGATAATCATCATCATGATCATGGTGGTGTGGAAATAAGAGAAACCCTAGAAGAGAAGGTACTATACGAATCAAAATATGGATCTTGGAGGCCTGGATTGGAGACGATCGTGGAGAGTTAG